One region of Arvicola amphibius chromosome 3, mArvAmp1.2, whole genome shotgun sequence genomic DNA includes:
- the Uba7 gene encoding ubiquitin-like modifier-activating enzyme 7 isoform X2, whose translation MDGELYSRQLYVLGLPAMQRIREANVLLSGLQGLGAEVAKNLVLMGVGSLTLHDPQSTCWADLSAQFFLSEESLGRSRAEASQAQLAQLNEAVQISVHTGDITDDLLLAFQVVVMTNSKLEELLKVGTFCHENRICFLVAETRGLVGRLFCDFGEDFTVEDPTEVEPMTAGIQDISRGLPGIVTLRQDTKRQFFYDGDLVIFSGIEGMVELNGGSPQPVRVQKDGSLEIEDTTAFSPYLRGGVVTEVKRSKTVRHKSLDKALLQPRVVAQNTQEVQRAHCLHQAFHALHKFQKLHGRLPKPWDPVDAETVVRLARDLEPLKGTKEESLDEALLRTIALSSAGSLSPMAAVLGGVAAQEVLKAVSGKFMPLDQWLYFDALECLPEDEELLPNPEDCHPRNCRYDGQIAVFGAGFQEKLSYQHYLLVGAGAIGCEMLKGFALMGLGVRANGGVTVADMDHIERSNLSRQFLFRPQDIGSPKAEVAAGAAQRLNPDLQVTSWTYPLDPTTEHIYGDNFFSKVDGVVAALDSFEARHYVAARCTHYLKPLLEAGTQGTRGSVSVFVPHVTKTYNGPASAAASETASYPLCTLRYFPSTAEHILQWARDEFEGLFRLSAETINGYQQTCTSLSGIDRTQTPTLLQQVMGVLKMRPRTWQDCVVWALGHWQLCFHDGIVELLRLFPSDKVLEDGTLFWSGSKRYPQPLQFDPNHDMHFLYVLAAANLYAQMHGITGSQDQPSFRKLLKQLPKPESMHPDLISDGTFTPAEFAPEQLKELQERLEDWSKGPPLKPVLFGKDDDSNFHMDFVVAATDLRAQNYGILPVNHAQIKQTVGQIIPAVATSTTVVAGLLGLELYKVVSGPRPLDTFRQSSLHLAENDFIRAVPSAPAVQSFHHLTWTHWDRLKVPAGQPERTLASLLAHLQKEHGLKVKMLLSGQAVLYSAQWSLEKQTRCLCLRVTELVQQVTGRKPEPGLRVLVLELSCEGEEDETAFPPLHYEL comes from the exons ATGGATGGGGAGCTATACTCGAGGCAGCT GTATGTACTGGGCCTGCCTGCTATGCAGAGGATTCGGGAAGCCAATGTCTTGCTATCTGGCCTGCAGGGCCTAGGAGCcgaggtggccaagaacctggtCCTTATGGGTGTAGGCAGCCTCACCCTGCACGATCCCCAGTCCACCTGCTGGGCTGACCTGAGTGCTCAG TTTTTCCTCTCagaagagagcttgggaaggagcAGGGCTGAGGCCTCTCAAGCACAATTGGCTCAGCTCAATGAAGCTGTCCAGATCTCCGTCCATACAGGTGACATCACTGACGACCTGCTGCTAGCTTTTCAG GTTGTGGTGATGACCAACTCCAAGCTAGAGGAGCTGCTGAAGGTGGGAACCTTCTGCCATGAGAATAGAATCTGCTTTCTGGTGGCTGAAACCCGGGGCCTTGTGGG GCGGTTGTTCTGTGACTTTGGTGAGGACTTCACCGTTGAGGACCCTACAGAGGTAGAACCCATGACAGCTGGCATCCAGGACATCTCCCGG GGGTTGCCCGGCATTGTCACTCTGAGACAAGACACCAAAAGACAGTTCTTCTATGACGGGGACTTGGTGATTTTCTCAGGCATTGAAGGCATGGTTGAACTCAACGGTGGTTCTCCCCAGCCTGTCCGTGTGCAGA AAGACGGGTCCTTGGAGATTGAAGACACAACAGCTTTCTCCCCTTACTTGCGTGGTGGGGTTGTCACTGAAGTCAAGAGATCCAAGACTGTGAGGCAT AAGTCCCTGGATAAAGCTCTGCTTCAGCCCCGTGTGGTGGCCCAGAATACTCAGGAAGTCCAACGTGCTCACTGCCTGCATCAGGCCTTTCATGCACTGCACAAGTTCCAGAAGCTTCATGGCCGGCTACCCAAGCCCTGGGATCCT GTTGATGCAGAGACTGTGGTGCGTCTGGCCCGGGACCTAGAGCCACTAAAAGGGACAAAAGAAGAATCGCTGGATGAGGCTTTACTTCGGACAATTGCCCTGAGTAGTGCTGGCAGCTTAAGCCCCATGGCAGCCGTTCTGGGGGGAGTGGCTGCCCAGGAAGTCCTGAAG GCAGTCTCCGGGAAGTTCATGCCCCTGGACCAGTGGTTGTACTTTGATGCCCTTGAATGTCTTCCGGAAGATGAGGAGCTCCTTCCCAATCCTGAGGACTGTCATCCG AGAAACTGCCGATACGATGGGCAAATCGCTGTGTTTGGGGCTGGTTTTCAGGAGAAATTGAGCTACCAACATTACCTCTTG GTGGGTGCTGGAGCCATTGGCTGTGAGATGCTCAAAGGTTTTGCCCTGATGGGCCTGGGAGTCAGGGCTAATGGAGGTGTGACTGTAGCCGACATGGACCACATAGAACGCTCCAACCTCAGCAGGCAGTTCCTCTTCAGGCCCCAGGACATTGGG agcccCAAGGCAGAGGTGGCTGCAGGAGCAGCCCAACGTCTAAACCCAGACCTACAAGTGACCTCGTGGACCTACCCATTGGATCCCACCACAGAGCACATCTATGGTGACAATTTCTTCTCCAAAGTGGATGGCGTTGTTGCTGCTTTAGACAGTTTCGAGGCCC GGCACTATGTTGCTGCTCGATGTACCCACTATCTGAAACCACTGCTGGAGGCAGGCACACAGGGAACCCGGGggagtgtttctgtgtttgtgccGCATGTGACCAAAACCTACAatggtcctgcctcagctgcagCTTCTGAAACTGCTTCCTACCCTCTGTGTACTCTGCGGTACTTCCCCAGCACAGCGGAGCACATCCTGCAG tgggCCCGGGATGAATTTGAGGGACTCTTCAGACTATCTGCAGAGACTATCAACGGCTACCAACA GACATGCACTTCCCTGTCGGGCATAGATAGGACACAAACACCAACCTTACTGCAGCAAGTGATGGGTGTCCTAAAAATGCGTCCACGGACTTGGCAAGACTGTGTGGTGTGGGCTCTAGGTCACTGGCAACTATGCTTCCATGATGGCATCGTAGAGCTGCTGAGACTCTTCCCCTCTGATAAA GTGCTCGAGGATGGAACTCTGTTCTGGTCAGGATCCAAAAGATATCCACAGCCCTTGCAATTTGACCCCAACCAC GACATGCATTTCCTCTACGTGCTGGCAGCTGCCAACCTGTATGCACAAATGCATGGGATTACTGGCTCACAAGACCAGCCATCATTCAGGAAATTGCTGAAGCAGCTGCCAAAGCCTGAATCTATGCACCCAGACCTCATCTCCGATGGTACCTTTACTCCGGCTGAGTTTG CCCCGGAGCAACTGAAGGAACTACAGGAACGTCTGGAAGACTGGAGCAAGGGCCCTCCGTTGAAGCctgtgctgtttgggaag GATGATGACAGCAACTTCCATATGGACTTTGTGGTAGCAGCAACTGACCTGAGAGCTCAGAACTATGGGATCCTACCAGTCAACCATGCTCAG ATCAAGCAAACCGTGGGCCAGATTATCCCAGCCGTTGCCACCAGTACAACAGTTGTGGCAGGCTTATTGGGCCTGGAGCTGTATAAGGTGGTAAGTGGGCCACGGCCCCTTGATACCTTTCGTCAAAGCTCTCTGCACCTGGCCGAAAACGACTTCATACGAGCAGTGCCTTCTGCCCCAGCCGTCCAGTCG TTCCATCACCTGACATGGACTCATTGGGACCGTCTGAAGGTGCCTGCTGGGCAGCCTGAGAGGACGCTGGCATCACTGCTGGCCCATCTCCAG AAAGAACATGGACTGAAGGTGAAGATGCTGCTGTCTGGCCAGGCTGTACTCTATTCTGCACAATGGTCGTTGGAAAAGCAGACTAGGTGCCTGTGCCTCAG GGTGACAGAACTGGTTCAGCAAGTGACCGGCCGGAAGCCTGAGCCTGGGCTGAGGGtcctggtgctggagctgagctgTGAGGGTGAGGAGGACGAAACTGCCTTCCCACCTCTGCATTATGAGCTGTGA
- the Uba7 gene encoding ubiquitin-like modifier-activating enzyme 7 isoform X3, which yields MDGELYSRQLYVLGLPAMQRIREANVLLSGLQGLGAEVAKNLVLMGVGSLTLHDPQSTCWADLSAQFFLSEESLGRSRAEASQAQLAQLNEAVQISVHTGDITDDLLLAFQVVVMTNSKLEELLKVGTFCHENRICFLVAETRGLVGRLFCDFGEDFTVEDPTEVEPMTAGIQDISRGLPGIVTLRQDTKRQFFYDGDLVIFSGIEGMVELNGGSPQPVRVQNGSLEIEDTTAFSPYLRGGVVTEVKRSKTVRHKSLDKALLQPRVVAQNTQEVQRAHCLHQAFHALHKFQKLHGRLPKPWDPVDAETVVRLARDLEPLKGTKEESLDEALLRTIALSSAGSLSPMAAVLGGVAAQEVLKAVSGKFMPLDQWLYFDALECLPEDEELLPNPEDCHPRNCRYDGQIAVFGAGFQEKLSYQHYLLQVGAGAIGCEMLKGFALMGLGVRANGGVTVADMDHIERSNLSRQFLFRPQDIGSPKAEVAAGAAQRLNPDLQVTSWTYPLDPTTEHIYGDNFFSKVDGVVAALDSFEARHYVAARCTHYLKPLLEAGTQGTRGSVSVFVPHVTKTYNGPASAAASETASYPLCTLRYFPSTAEHILQWARDEFEGLFRLSAETINGYQQTCTSLSGIDRTQTPTLLQQVMGVLKMRPRTWQDCVVWALGHWQLCFHDGIVELLRLFPSDKVLEDGTLFWSGSKRYPQPLQFDPNHDMHFLYVLAAANLYAQMHGITGSQDQPSFRKLLKQLPKPESMHPDLISDGTFTPAEFAPEQLKELQERLEDWSKGPPLKPVLFGKDDDSNFHMDFVVAATDLRAQNYGILPVNHAQIKQTVGQIIPAVATSTTVVAGLLGLELYKVVSGPRPLDTFRQSSLHLAENDFIRAVPSAPAVQSFHHLTWTHWDRLKVPAGQPERTLASLLAHLQKEHGLKVKMLLSGQAVLYSAQWSLEKQTRCLCLRVTELVQQVTGRKPEPGLRVLVLELSCEGEEDETAFPPLHYEL from the exons ATGGATGGGGAGCTATACTCGAGGCAGCT GTATGTACTGGGCCTGCCTGCTATGCAGAGGATTCGGGAAGCCAATGTCTTGCTATCTGGCCTGCAGGGCCTAGGAGCcgaggtggccaagaacctggtCCTTATGGGTGTAGGCAGCCTCACCCTGCACGATCCCCAGTCCACCTGCTGGGCTGACCTGAGTGCTCAG TTTTTCCTCTCagaagagagcttgggaaggagcAGGGCTGAGGCCTCTCAAGCACAATTGGCTCAGCTCAATGAAGCTGTCCAGATCTCCGTCCATACAGGTGACATCACTGACGACCTGCTGCTAGCTTTTCAG GTTGTGGTGATGACCAACTCCAAGCTAGAGGAGCTGCTGAAGGTGGGAACCTTCTGCCATGAGAATAGAATCTGCTTTCTGGTGGCTGAAACCCGGGGCCTTGTGGG GCGGTTGTTCTGTGACTTTGGTGAGGACTTCACCGTTGAGGACCCTACAGAGGTAGAACCCATGACAGCTGGCATCCAGGACATCTCCCGG GGGTTGCCCGGCATTGTCACTCTGAGACAAGACACCAAAAGACAGTTCTTCTATGACGGGGACTTGGTGATTTTCTCAGGCATTGAAGGCATGGTTGAACTCAACGGTGGTTCTCCCCAGCCTGTCCGTGTGCAGA ACGGGTCCTTGGAGATTGAAGACACAACAGCTTTCTCCCCTTACTTGCGTGGTGGGGTTGTCACTGAAGTCAAGAGATCCAAGACTGTGAGGCAT AAGTCCCTGGATAAAGCTCTGCTTCAGCCCCGTGTGGTGGCCCAGAATACTCAGGAAGTCCAACGTGCTCACTGCCTGCATCAGGCCTTTCATGCACTGCACAAGTTCCAGAAGCTTCATGGCCGGCTACCCAAGCCCTGGGATCCT GTTGATGCAGAGACTGTGGTGCGTCTGGCCCGGGACCTAGAGCCACTAAAAGGGACAAAAGAAGAATCGCTGGATGAGGCTTTACTTCGGACAATTGCCCTGAGTAGTGCTGGCAGCTTAAGCCCCATGGCAGCCGTTCTGGGGGGAGTGGCTGCCCAGGAAGTCCTGAAG GCAGTCTCCGGGAAGTTCATGCCCCTGGACCAGTGGTTGTACTTTGATGCCCTTGAATGTCTTCCGGAAGATGAGGAGCTCCTTCCCAATCCTGAGGACTGTCATCCG AGAAACTGCCGATACGATGGGCAAATCGCTGTGTTTGGGGCTGGTTTTCAGGAGAAATTGAGCTACCAACATTACCTCTTG CAGGTGGGTGCTGGAGCCATTGGCTGTGAGATGCTCAAAGGTTTTGCCCTGATGGGCCTGGGAGTCAGGGCTAATGGAGGTGTGACTGTAGCCGACATGGACCACATAGAACGCTCCAACCTCAGCAGGCAGTTCCTCTTCAGGCCCCAGGACATTGGG agcccCAAGGCAGAGGTGGCTGCAGGAGCAGCCCAACGTCTAAACCCAGACCTACAAGTGACCTCGTGGACCTACCCATTGGATCCCACCACAGAGCACATCTATGGTGACAATTTCTTCTCCAAAGTGGATGGCGTTGTTGCTGCTTTAGACAGTTTCGAGGCCC GGCACTATGTTGCTGCTCGATGTACCCACTATCTGAAACCACTGCTGGAGGCAGGCACACAGGGAACCCGGGggagtgtttctgtgtttgtgccGCATGTGACCAAAACCTACAatggtcctgcctcagctgcagCTTCTGAAACTGCTTCCTACCCTCTGTGTACTCTGCGGTACTTCCCCAGCACAGCGGAGCACATCCTGCAG tgggCCCGGGATGAATTTGAGGGACTCTTCAGACTATCTGCAGAGACTATCAACGGCTACCAACA GACATGCACTTCCCTGTCGGGCATAGATAGGACACAAACACCAACCTTACTGCAGCAAGTGATGGGTGTCCTAAAAATGCGTCCACGGACTTGGCAAGACTGTGTGGTGTGGGCTCTAGGTCACTGGCAACTATGCTTCCATGATGGCATCGTAGAGCTGCTGAGACTCTTCCCCTCTGATAAA GTGCTCGAGGATGGAACTCTGTTCTGGTCAGGATCCAAAAGATATCCACAGCCCTTGCAATTTGACCCCAACCAC GACATGCATTTCCTCTACGTGCTGGCAGCTGCCAACCTGTATGCACAAATGCATGGGATTACTGGCTCACAAGACCAGCCATCATTCAGGAAATTGCTGAAGCAGCTGCCAAAGCCTGAATCTATGCACCCAGACCTCATCTCCGATGGTACCTTTACTCCGGCTGAGTTTG CCCCGGAGCAACTGAAGGAACTACAGGAACGTCTGGAAGACTGGAGCAAGGGCCCTCCGTTGAAGCctgtgctgtttgggaag GATGATGACAGCAACTTCCATATGGACTTTGTGGTAGCAGCAACTGACCTGAGAGCTCAGAACTATGGGATCCTACCAGTCAACCATGCTCAG ATCAAGCAAACCGTGGGCCAGATTATCCCAGCCGTTGCCACCAGTACAACAGTTGTGGCAGGCTTATTGGGCCTGGAGCTGTATAAGGTGGTAAGTGGGCCACGGCCCCTTGATACCTTTCGTCAAAGCTCTCTGCACCTGGCCGAAAACGACTTCATACGAGCAGTGCCTTCTGCCCCAGCCGTCCAGTCG TTCCATCACCTGACATGGACTCATTGGGACCGTCTGAAGGTGCCTGCTGGGCAGCCTGAGAGGACGCTGGCATCACTGCTGGCCCATCTCCAG AAAGAACATGGACTGAAGGTGAAGATGCTGCTGTCTGGCCAGGCTGTACTCTATTCTGCACAATGGTCGTTGGAAAAGCAGACTAGGTGCCTGTGCCTCAG GGTGACAGAACTGGTTCAGCAAGTGACCGGCCGGAAGCCTGAGCCTGGGCTGAGGGtcctggtgctggagctgagctgTGAGGGTGAGGAGGACGAAACTGCCTTCCCACCTCTGCATTATGAGCTGTGA
- the Uba7 gene encoding ubiquitin-like modifier-activating enzyme 7 isoform X1: MDGELYSRQLYVLGLPAMQRIREANVLLSGLQGLGAEVAKNLVLMGVGSLTLHDPQSTCWADLSAQFFLSEESLGRSRAEASQAQLAQLNEAVQISVHTGDITDDLLLAFQVVVMTNSKLEELLKVGTFCHENRICFLVAETRGLVGRLFCDFGEDFTVEDPTEVEPMTAGIQDISRGLPGIVTLRQDTKRQFFYDGDLVIFSGIEGMVELNGGSPQPVRVQKDGSLEIEDTTAFSPYLRGGVVTEVKRSKTVRHKSLDKALLQPRVVAQNTQEVQRAHCLHQAFHALHKFQKLHGRLPKPWDPVDAETVVRLARDLEPLKGTKEESLDEALLRTIALSSAGSLSPMAAVLGGVAAQEVLKAVSGKFMPLDQWLYFDALECLPEDEELLPNPEDCHPRNCRYDGQIAVFGAGFQEKLSYQHYLLQVGAGAIGCEMLKGFALMGLGVRANGGVTVADMDHIERSNLSRQFLFRPQDIGSPKAEVAAGAAQRLNPDLQVTSWTYPLDPTTEHIYGDNFFSKVDGVVAALDSFEARHYVAARCTHYLKPLLEAGTQGTRGSVSVFVPHVTKTYNGPASAAASETASYPLCTLRYFPSTAEHILQWARDEFEGLFRLSAETINGYQQTCTSLSGIDRTQTPTLLQQVMGVLKMRPRTWQDCVVWALGHWQLCFHDGIVELLRLFPSDKVLEDGTLFWSGSKRYPQPLQFDPNHDMHFLYVLAAANLYAQMHGITGSQDQPSFRKLLKQLPKPESMHPDLISDGTFTPAEFAPEQLKELQERLEDWSKGPPLKPVLFGKDDDSNFHMDFVVAATDLRAQNYGILPVNHAQIKQTVGQIIPAVATSTTVVAGLLGLELYKVVSGPRPLDTFRQSSLHLAENDFIRAVPSAPAVQSFHHLTWTHWDRLKVPAGQPERTLASLLAHLQKEHGLKVKMLLSGQAVLYSAQWSLEKQTRCLCLRVTELVQQVTGRKPEPGLRVLVLELSCEGEEDETAFPPLHYEL; encoded by the exons ATGGATGGGGAGCTATACTCGAGGCAGCT GTATGTACTGGGCCTGCCTGCTATGCAGAGGATTCGGGAAGCCAATGTCTTGCTATCTGGCCTGCAGGGCCTAGGAGCcgaggtggccaagaacctggtCCTTATGGGTGTAGGCAGCCTCACCCTGCACGATCCCCAGTCCACCTGCTGGGCTGACCTGAGTGCTCAG TTTTTCCTCTCagaagagagcttgggaaggagcAGGGCTGAGGCCTCTCAAGCACAATTGGCTCAGCTCAATGAAGCTGTCCAGATCTCCGTCCATACAGGTGACATCACTGACGACCTGCTGCTAGCTTTTCAG GTTGTGGTGATGACCAACTCCAAGCTAGAGGAGCTGCTGAAGGTGGGAACCTTCTGCCATGAGAATAGAATCTGCTTTCTGGTGGCTGAAACCCGGGGCCTTGTGGG GCGGTTGTTCTGTGACTTTGGTGAGGACTTCACCGTTGAGGACCCTACAGAGGTAGAACCCATGACAGCTGGCATCCAGGACATCTCCCGG GGGTTGCCCGGCATTGTCACTCTGAGACAAGACACCAAAAGACAGTTCTTCTATGACGGGGACTTGGTGATTTTCTCAGGCATTGAAGGCATGGTTGAACTCAACGGTGGTTCTCCCCAGCCTGTCCGTGTGCAGA AAGACGGGTCCTTGGAGATTGAAGACACAACAGCTTTCTCCCCTTACTTGCGTGGTGGGGTTGTCACTGAAGTCAAGAGATCCAAGACTGTGAGGCAT AAGTCCCTGGATAAAGCTCTGCTTCAGCCCCGTGTGGTGGCCCAGAATACTCAGGAAGTCCAACGTGCTCACTGCCTGCATCAGGCCTTTCATGCACTGCACAAGTTCCAGAAGCTTCATGGCCGGCTACCCAAGCCCTGGGATCCT GTTGATGCAGAGACTGTGGTGCGTCTGGCCCGGGACCTAGAGCCACTAAAAGGGACAAAAGAAGAATCGCTGGATGAGGCTTTACTTCGGACAATTGCCCTGAGTAGTGCTGGCAGCTTAAGCCCCATGGCAGCCGTTCTGGGGGGAGTGGCTGCCCAGGAAGTCCTGAAG GCAGTCTCCGGGAAGTTCATGCCCCTGGACCAGTGGTTGTACTTTGATGCCCTTGAATGTCTTCCGGAAGATGAGGAGCTCCTTCCCAATCCTGAGGACTGTCATCCG AGAAACTGCCGATACGATGGGCAAATCGCTGTGTTTGGGGCTGGTTTTCAGGAGAAATTGAGCTACCAACATTACCTCTTG CAGGTGGGTGCTGGAGCCATTGGCTGTGAGATGCTCAAAGGTTTTGCCCTGATGGGCCTGGGAGTCAGGGCTAATGGAGGTGTGACTGTAGCCGACATGGACCACATAGAACGCTCCAACCTCAGCAGGCAGTTCCTCTTCAGGCCCCAGGACATTGGG agcccCAAGGCAGAGGTGGCTGCAGGAGCAGCCCAACGTCTAAACCCAGACCTACAAGTGACCTCGTGGACCTACCCATTGGATCCCACCACAGAGCACATCTATGGTGACAATTTCTTCTCCAAAGTGGATGGCGTTGTTGCTGCTTTAGACAGTTTCGAGGCCC GGCACTATGTTGCTGCTCGATGTACCCACTATCTGAAACCACTGCTGGAGGCAGGCACACAGGGAACCCGGGggagtgtttctgtgtttgtgccGCATGTGACCAAAACCTACAatggtcctgcctcagctgcagCTTCTGAAACTGCTTCCTACCCTCTGTGTACTCTGCGGTACTTCCCCAGCACAGCGGAGCACATCCTGCAG tgggCCCGGGATGAATTTGAGGGACTCTTCAGACTATCTGCAGAGACTATCAACGGCTACCAACA GACATGCACTTCCCTGTCGGGCATAGATAGGACACAAACACCAACCTTACTGCAGCAAGTGATGGGTGTCCTAAAAATGCGTCCACGGACTTGGCAAGACTGTGTGGTGTGGGCTCTAGGTCACTGGCAACTATGCTTCCATGATGGCATCGTAGAGCTGCTGAGACTCTTCCCCTCTGATAAA GTGCTCGAGGATGGAACTCTGTTCTGGTCAGGATCCAAAAGATATCCACAGCCCTTGCAATTTGACCCCAACCAC GACATGCATTTCCTCTACGTGCTGGCAGCTGCCAACCTGTATGCACAAATGCATGGGATTACTGGCTCACAAGACCAGCCATCATTCAGGAAATTGCTGAAGCAGCTGCCAAAGCCTGAATCTATGCACCCAGACCTCATCTCCGATGGTACCTTTACTCCGGCTGAGTTTG CCCCGGAGCAACTGAAGGAACTACAGGAACGTCTGGAAGACTGGAGCAAGGGCCCTCCGTTGAAGCctgtgctgtttgggaag GATGATGACAGCAACTTCCATATGGACTTTGTGGTAGCAGCAACTGACCTGAGAGCTCAGAACTATGGGATCCTACCAGTCAACCATGCTCAG ATCAAGCAAACCGTGGGCCAGATTATCCCAGCCGTTGCCACCAGTACAACAGTTGTGGCAGGCTTATTGGGCCTGGAGCTGTATAAGGTGGTAAGTGGGCCACGGCCCCTTGATACCTTTCGTCAAAGCTCTCTGCACCTGGCCGAAAACGACTTCATACGAGCAGTGCCTTCTGCCCCAGCCGTCCAGTCG TTCCATCACCTGACATGGACTCATTGGGACCGTCTGAAGGTGCCTGCTGGGCAGCCTGAGAGGACGCTGGCATCACTGCTGGCCCATCTCCAG AAAGAACATGGACTGAAGGTGAAGATGCTGCTGTCTGGCCAGGCTGTACTCTATTCTGCACAATGGTCGTTGGAAAAGCAGACTAGGTGCCTGTGCCTCAG GGTGACAGAACTGGTTCAGCAAGTGACCGGCCGGAAGCCTGAGCCTGGGCTGAGGGtcctggtgctggagctgagctgTGAGGGTGAGGAGGACGAAACTGCCTTCCCACCTCTGCATTATGAGCTGTGA